GCTGGCGCGGTTCCCGTCCGTCGTCGAGGCGGCCCTCGAGGACTCCTGGCGGGGCGACGAGTTCGTCCCCGAGGGCCCGGTCGTCGCCTCGGGGTCGAACGTCGAGGACAAGCTGAAAAACACCGAACGGGCCGCGCGCTTCTGTGGCGACACCGAGCGGTTTGCCGACGTCGTCAGGGCCGTCTACCGGCGCGAGGACGGGGAGACGTACAAGTACGTGACGTGGGGCGACGACGAGGCGACGGTCCACGTCGAGGACGTCCGGACGAGCGAGCGCGTCGAACACGGCGATCCAGCGGGGGAAGTCGAGCGGGCGTTCGGGGCGCTCTTGGACGCGGGGATCGTCGTCGACCGCGGGGAGGGCCACGAGGTGAGCGCGTCGACCCGCCAGCACCTCGCGGAACTCGGATACGTATAGGCGGCTACGGGGAAACCAACAGCCACAGCCCGCCCACCGTGAACAGCGCACCGACGACCGTGTTGAGCGCGGGGAACCACCAGTAGGCTCTCGACACGTCGAGGTCGGTGAGCGCGACCGCGAGGGTGAAAACCGGATAGACGAGGAAGAGCGCGCCCAGCCGCGCGTCGAACGCGCCGAAACAGAGCGCCGCGAGCGTCCAGCACGCCACGCAGTAGGCGTAGGTGCGTGACTCGCCAAGCAGGGTCGCCGTCGTTTCGATTCCCGCCGCGCGGTCGGGCTCGATGTCGGGAATCGCGCTGAAGGTGTGCATCCCCATCGTCCAGAGCCAGCCGCCGGCGATGGCGAGGACGGGTGGCTGGCTTCCGGCGAGCGCGACGTACGCGGCCGCGCCCGGCGTGAAGTACAGCCCGTTCGAGACGGAATCGAGCAGGGGCGTCGTCTTGAACCGCGCGGGCGGGGCGCTGTAGGCCGCCCCGAGGAGCAAGAACGCGGCGAGCCACGGCCACGCGCCGGCGGGAAGCAGCGGGAAGAAGGTAAGCGGGACGACCGCACAGACGGTGACGGCGATCGGGACGGCTCGCTGGCCCTCGAAGCGCGCCTCGCGATCCTCCTTTTTCGGGTTTTCCCGATCGATCTCGCGGTCGTAGACGTCGTTGATCCCGTAGAGAAACACGTTCGCGGGCACGAGGAAGTAAACGAACAGCGCGAGGAGGGACGCCGAGAGCAGCTCCTCGGGCCTGTCCGCCCCGAAGACCGCTCCCACCAGGACGGGGCCGGCCAGATAGAGCCAGAAGCGGGGCCGGGAGAGTGCCAGCAGGTAGCGGACGGTCACTGGTTCGGGTAGTCCTCCGCGACGGCCTCGGCGGTGAGCTGGCCGCTGATCAGACACATCGGGACGCCGATCCCGGGCGTGGTGTACGATCCGGTGAAGTAGAGCCCGTCGACCTCCTTCGAGCGATGCGGCGGGCGGAACACGGCGGTCTGTTCCAAGGTGTGGGCGAGCCCCAGTGCCGTGCCCCGCATGCTGTTGTACCGATCGGCGAAATCGTCGATCGTGAACGTCTCCTCGAAGACGATCCGGTCTCGGAGGTCAACGCCGGTGTTCTCCGCGATGTCGTCGAGAACGAGGTTTCGATAGCTCTCGCGGATCACGGGCCGGTCGTCCAGACCCGGTGCGACGGGCACGAGCGCGAAGAGGTTCGAGTGTCCCTCGGGAGCGACCGAGTCGTCGGTCTTCGAGGGGACACAGAGGTAGTAGGCGGGATCGTCGGGCCATTCCGGCTCGTCGAAGATCTCTTCGAAGTGTTCCTCCCAGTCGGTCGGAAGGACGAGCGTGTGATGAGCCAGCTCCGCTACGTCGCCCTCGACACCGAGATAGAGCAGGAACGCGGAGGGCGCGTAGGTTCGGGACTCCCAGTACTCCTCGCTATACCCGCGCTTTTCCGGC
The sequence above is a segment of the Halalkalicoccus subterraneus genome. Coding sequences within it:
- a CDS encoding prenyltransferase; translation: MTVRYLLALSRPRFWLYLAGPVLVGAVFGADRPEELLSASLLALFVYFLVPANVFLYGINDVYDREIDRENPKKEDREARFEGQRAVPIAVTVCAVVPLTFFPLLPAGAWPWLAAFLLLGAAYSAPPARFKTTPLLDSVSNGLYFTPGAAAYVALAGSQPPVLAIAGGWLWTMGMHTFSAIPDIEPDRAAGIETTATLLGESRTYAYCVACWTLAALCFGAFDARLGALFLVYPVFTLAVALTDLDVSRAYWWFPALNTVVGALFTVGGLWLLVSP